The genomic interval TGATGATCCAGCAAGCCAACACGCTGATACTGGACTCGCCGACGAACCACCTCGATTTGGAATCGATCCAGGCATTCAACAATGCGCTCGTCTCGTTCAAGGGAATCGTCCTGATGACCTCGCACGACCACGAGTTCATCAACACGGTGGCCAACCGCATCATCGAAATTACGCCCAACGGAATGATCGACAAATACATGGAGTACGATGACTATCTGTTCGACGAGCGGGTTCAGGAAAACCTGAGCAAACTATACTCAAAAAAATCATAACACTCTAATCAAATTATCTATTATGAAATTATTCAAGGCGCTTCTTATTTTCTGGCTGTCCGCAACGGCTGCGGCGGCCTCGGCCCAAAGAGCCGAAGACTCTTTGGCCATTACGGACGGCCCGTGGAAGGTGCTGATCGACGAAAACGGCATCCTGTGCAAAAAGCTTCAGACGCGCGTTTTCGACACGCTGCAGCGGATTTCCGTCGTGGAAGTCGATCCGAGTCTTTATTATCCGCTTCTGGTACAGGATACCCTGATCGAAAAAACCTCTCAGATGGGCGTCAAGAACAACGGGGTCGCCGCGATCAACGGCGGATACTTCAAAACGAAAACTACCCGGGCCGAAGCCGCAGATCTGATCAAGATCAACGGGAAATATCCCCGCCAGAGCCATACGGCCGGCAGCACGGGCGCCTTGGGCATCGACTCGCTGGGCCTGCTTCATTTCGCTTACGTACCGTCGACCGACCCGGAATGGTTCGACCGCTTTCCCAGCGTTCTGGTCGCCGGCCCCATGCTGATCGAGAACGGACGAACGATCGTCGGAAACTCGTCCCGCGACAGGCATCCCCGCTCCTGCATCGGCGTTAAGAAAGACGGCACGGTCGTTTTGCTGACCGTGGACGGACGCAAGGAGAAAGCCGCCGGCATGAGCTTCCAAGAACTGGCGTACGTCGCACATCTGCTCGGCCTCGAACAGGCCGTCAATCTGGACGGAGGCGGATCGTCGACGCTATGGACTAAGTCGAGGAACCTCGTCAACGTACCGTCGGACAAGGTGCTCATATTCCGCAGCGAGCGGCCCGTCGCCAACGGAATCGTCATCCGGCGCAGATAGCCGGCAAGCGATTGCTATTTCGGGTCATTCTTAAGAAAAGAAAAGCCGGGGCGTATTGCCCTGGCTTTTTATTGCGACTTCCGCATCCCGGCCTACCCGGCCAGCCAGCTGAAAAGCAACAGAGCCATGACAAGCGTCACGACGATATTGAAGCTCTGGGCTATCAGGAAAGTCGAAACGCTCCGACGGTTCTCGCGGCCCAGCAGAATCTTGAAATCGGTCTCCAGCCCGATGCAGACGAAAGCGACGGAGAACAGCGCCTCGCGCACGCCCTTGGCCAAAGCGCCCAGCTCTTTGGCGCGCGCCGGCTCCAGACAGAAACTGAACAGAAGCGAGGTCAGCACGAATCCGATCACGAACTTCGGGAAACGGTCCCACAGCACGCGCGCGGTAGGCCGCTCGGCCTGATTGGTCCCCCTGAGCGACCAGTAGATCGATATGGCGAAAGCCGCCACGCCGAGCAGCACGTTCTGCGAGGACTTGACGATCACGCTGTACGTTTCGGCCACATCGCCCAAGAACTTGCCCGAGGCGACGACGGCGCCGGTCGTATCGATCGTACCGCCCATCCATGCTCCGGCCACCTCCTGCGACAGGCCGAGCGAACGCGCCAGCCAGGGCATCAGGTACATCATCGGCACGGCCACGACCAGCACGAGCGAAACGACGAACGACAGTTTCCGCGAGTCGCCCTTGATCGCCCCGCAGGTGGCGATGGCGGCCGAAACGCCGCAGATCGACACCGCGCTGGCCAGCATGACGCCCATCTCCTTGTCCAGCTTCATTCTGGAAGCCAGCCAGAACGTGAAGTACCAAACCGAGAAAACCACTACGACGCTTTGGGCGATCCCGAAAAAGCCGGCTTTCATGATCTCGCCGAACAGCACGGAAGTGCCAAGCAGTACCAGTCCGATCTTGATGTAATATTCGCTGCGCACGGCCGGTTCGAGCCAGCGGGGCAGACCGACCGTATTGCGGATCAGCAGACCGAACAGGACGGAAAAGAAAACCGACTCGAGCCCCAATGTCTTGACGGGGTTCCAAGCCGAAACCGTCTGGGCCAAGGCAGCCAGAGCGAATACGGCCACGAAAGCAACGACGAATCGCCTGACGGCTATGCCCAAGGGAATCATACCGAGCATCGAACCTGCCAGCGTCAGCAGAAACATGCCGCCCAAGGCAACCCATGCGCCGGGCGTAGCCAAAGAGGCGGGGAAACGGGGAACGAACGACGGCAGCGCGAGGATCAGAACGGTCAGAGCCAAACCGATCAGCGTGGCCATCCAGTCCTCGTTGCGAAATCGGGAGAAAAAACGTGTCATGCGCAATATTTTAATGAACCTTTACGACGCGCGAAAATAGCAAAACGGGACGAAACGGAAACCGCGCGAAGAAAGAATCCGCGAAAATTACGACTTAACGCTTAGCGCTCCTGCGCAATATACTGATCGAAAAACCGTATATTTGCCGAGGCATAGAACCGAAATTCACCTTCGCATGCTCACGTATTTCATCCTTGCGCTGGCCGTCCTATCCGTCTCGCTCGACTGGCTGCTGTTCCGTCGGCTGGCCCGAAAGTACCCTGCCCGCCGAGCGCTCCGGCGAACGTATCTCACCGCATCGATCACGATCGATGCGGTGATCGTCGTCGCATTGGCGCTCTACCGCCGCACCTCGGAGGCCGAGTCGGAACAGTACATGCGGCTGATCATGTGGGTCATCTGGCTCTTCTTCGCGAGCATCGTTCCCAAGATCGTCTACGCCGCCCTGGCATGGATCGACTATCCGGTTTCCCGGTTGCGCAAGCGTCCCTCGCGTATCTTTTCGCGCATCGGACTAGCTGCCGCAGCCCTGACGCTGTCCGTCCTGATCTGGGGCGCTACTTTCGGCCGCACGCACATAGACGTCCACCGGATCGCATTGCGCTCGGACAAGCTCCCCGCCGCTTTCGACGGCTACCGCATCGCCCTGTTCACCGACCTGCACACCGGAACGCAACCCCGGAACCGCCGCCTGATCCGGCGGATGGTCACCCTGATCAACCGCGAACATCCCGATATGGTCGTCAACGCGGGCGATCTGGTCAACATCGATTCGCACGAGCTGGACGACCGGGTGATGAGCATACTCTCGACCTTGCACGGCCGGGACGGGGTCTATTCGGTTCTCGGCAACCACGACCTGGGTTTCTACATGCGGCCGAAAGAAAATTTCACGCCCCGCCAAAGCGTAGAAGAACTGCTCGCCAAGCAGCGGGCGATGGGATGGAAACCTTTGGTCAACGAATCGGCTCCGATCCGCCGGGGAGCGGATAGCATTCTGGTAACGGGCGTCAACTTTCCTGAAACCGGAACCAATCACGGACGCGACACGGGCATGGCCGGATGCGACATGCAGGAAGTATTCCGGAACGTTCCCCCCGACACATACAACCTGTTGCTCGCCCACACGCCCGAGCAATGGGACGAAGCGCGCTCGGCCGGAGACCCCGATCTGACCCTCTCGGGCCATGTGCACGCCATGCAGTTCAAGCTGACGCTCGGCCCGTGGAGCTGGTCGCCCGCCAAATTCCTCTACGAACGCTGGAGCGGACTGTACTCGGAAAACGGCAAACACCTGTACATTAACGACGGAATGGGATACGTGATGTACCCGATGCGCATCGGGACGAACCCTTCGATCACGGTCATCACGCTGGAATCGGAGAAAAGACGGTAAACTCCCTCAGGCCGTCAACTTCAGCCCGACTACGCCGCCGATAATCAACGCGGCCGAGAAAAGACGCCACAAGCCGGCCGAGTCCCCGAAAAAAAGAATGCCTATGAGCAGCGTCGAAACGGCACCGATCCCGGTCCAGACCACATAGGAAGTACCTATGGCGATCGTTCGCTGGGCCAGATAGAGCAGAAACAGACTCAGGCTCATCGACAGCACGGCCATCGCGATATAAAGCCACCGAGGCTGCATGGACTGGGAAAGTTTCAGTCCCACCGTCCAGCCCATTTCGAAAAAGCCGCCTAAAATCAGATAAAACCACGCCATATACGTTTCGGATGAATGCAACGTTTCAATATTGGCAAAAGTAGCGAATTTTCCGATTTCGGAGAAATTTCCTACTTTTGCGAAAACGCGTTATTCACAGGCGTACCATGAGGGGAAAAGCGGCAAAAGTCATACTGATCGCGACCGGCATGCTGATGCTGGCCTTGCTGGCTGTTCCCCATCACCACCACCATCACGGGTACAGCATCTGCTTCGCGACGTCGCAGGCATGCGACCGATGCGCCGATCCGACGCACGCACGCAGTCAGGACGTCGACAACTGCCATCAGATTTTCGTCATGTCGGGCCGGGACGATCAATCGCATATCGAACCGATTCCGCCTATCGCTCCCGACACTTTCGCGATTGCCTTCTTCCGTACATTCGCCGGTCCGGAAGATTCGGGCCTGCGACTTTCTTATCCGCCTTTCACGGAACCCTTCGTCTCGCATGGCAACGGGCATTCGCTCTCGTTACGGGCTCCTCCCGTTTTCCCGGCCTAACCCGACTGTTTCCCTTTCAGGAAAACGGACTTTTCATCCGCCGATGAAAAGTCGTACTACATCCGTATATTATATCCAATTTTCAAACCATGAACAGATTACTAATAATCAGCATACTGTCCGCAGCACTCATGACGAGTTGCGGACACTCCGGCCCGGACGGACAGGGGAGCTCCCGCGAGGCCGAAGCGCGCGACCACGGAACCGAGCTCCACGATCACGAATCGGAAGGGCACGATCATGCCAGCGAGAATCACACGGGCCACGACCACGAGGAAAAGGAGCACGATCATGCCGGCGAAATCGCGTTTACGAAAGAACAGGCCGCGCGTACCGATTTCGAGCTGCTGACCGTCGAGCCCGCCCCGTTCCGCGACGTGATCGAGACAAGCGGCCGGATTCTGGCAGCGCAAGGCGACGAGGCCGCCGTAGCGGCGCCCGTCAGCGGCATCGTCTCGTTCGCGGACAAGAAACTCTCGGACGGAGCGGCCGTATCCCGGGGCGAAACCCTTTTCACCATCTCGTCGAAGGAAATCGCCGAAGGCGATTACGAGCAACGCATCCGCTCGGCATACACGCAGGCAGAAACCGCTTTCCGGCGAGCCGAAAAGCTGATCGGCGACCGAATCATCACGCAGACCGAATACGAGCAAGCCCGGCTGGCATACGAAAACGCCAAGACGGCTTACGATGCGCTCGCAAGCAAATCGTCGGCCAAGGGAACCCGCGCCACGGCCCCCATCGGCGGCTTCATCAAGAGCCTGTCGGTCGGCGAAGGAGACTACGTCACGGTAGGCCAATCGCTTGCAACCGTTTCGCAAAACCGCAAGCTCGTACTGAGAGCGGAAGTGTCGCAGAAATACGCAGGCAGACTGCGCGCCGTGACGAGCGCCAATTTCGAAACGCCTTACGACGGCCGCGTCTATTCGCTCGCCGAGATGGGCGGACGGCTGCTGTCGGTCGGCAAGGGCTCGGACGGGACGTCGGCCTACATTCCCGTCACGTTCGAGTTCAACAACGGCGGAGAGGTGATCCCCGGCTCTTTCGTCGAGGTCTTTCTGCTCTCGGCGCCCCGGCCCGAAACGCTGGCCGTTCCGCTCAGCGCCGTAACGGAGGACCAGGGCGTCTACTCGGTTTTCGTGCAGCTCGATCCGGAAACATACGTCAAAAGGGAAGTCAAGCTGGGCGCGTCCGACGGCACCCGGGTGCAAATCCTCGAAGGCCTCTCGCCCGGCGAGACGATCGTCAGCCGGGGAGT from Alistipes ihumii AP11 carries:
- a CDS encoding phosphodiester glycosidase family protein produces the protein MKLFKALLIFWLSATAAAASAQRAEDSLAITDGPWKVLIDENGILCKKLQTRVFDTLQRISVVEVDPSLYYPLLVQDTLIEKTSQMGVKNNGVAAINGGYFKTKTTRAEAADLIKINGKYPRQSHTAGSTGALGIDSLGLLHFAYVPSTDPEWFDRFPSVLVAGPMLIENGRTIVGNSSRDRHPRSCIGVKKDGTVVLLTVDGRKEKAAGMSFQELAYVAHLLGLEQAVNLDGGGSSTLWTKSRNLVNVPSDKVLIFRSERPVANGIVIRRR
- a CDS encoding DMT family transporter; this translates as MAWFYLILGGFFEMGWTVGLKLSQSMQPRWLYIAMAVLSMSLSLFLLYLAQRTIAIGTSYVVWTGIGAVSTLLIGILFFGDSAGLWRLFSAALIIGGVVGLKLTA
- a CDS encoding YeiH family protein, with the translated sequence MTRFFSRFRNEDWMATLIGLALTVLILALPSFVPRFPASLATPGAWVALGGMFLLTLAGSMLGMIPLGIAVRRFVVAFVAVFALAALAQTVSAWNPVKTLGLESVFFSVLFGLLIRNTVGLPRWLEPAVRSEYYIKIGLVLLGTSVLFGEIMKAGFFGIAQSVVVVFSVWYFTFWLASRMKLDKEMGVMLASAVSICGVSAAIATCGAIKGDSRKLSFVVSLVLVVAVPMMYLMPWLARSLGLSQEVAGAWMGGTIDTTGAVVASGKFLGDVAETYSVIVKSSQNVLLGVAAFAISIYWSLRGTNQAERPTARVLWDRFPKFVIGFVLTSLLFSFCLEPARAKELGALAKGVREALFSVAFVCIGLETDFKILLGRENRRSVSTFLIAQSFNIVVTLVMALLLFSWLAG
- a CDS encoding efflux RND transporter periplasmic adaptor subunit produces the protein MNRLLIISILSAALMTSCGHSGPDGQGSSREAEARDHGTELHDHESEGHDHASENHTGHDHEEKEHDHAGEIAFTKEQAARTDFELLTVEPAPFRDVIETSGRILAAQGDEAAVAAPVSGIVSFADKKLSDGAAVSRGETLFTISSKEIAEGDYEQRIRSAYTQAETAFRRAEKLIGDRIITQTEYEQARLAYENAKTAYDALASKSSAKGTRATAPIGGFIKSLSVGEGDYVTVGQSLATVSQNRKLVLRAEVSQKYAGRLRAVTSANFETPYDGRVYSLAEMGGRLLSVGKGSDGTSAYIPVTFEFNNGGEVIPGSFVEVFLLSAPRPETLAVPLSAVTEDQGVYSVFVQLDPETYVKREVKLGASDGTRVQILEGLSPGETIVSRGVAQVKMASFSGAIPGHTHSH
- a CDS encoding metallophosphoesterase; translation: MLTYFILALAVLSVSLDWLLFRRLARKYPARRALRRTYLTASITIDAVIVVALALYRRTSEAESEQYMRLIMWVIWLFFASIVPKIVYAALAWIDYPVSRLRKRPSRIFSRIGLAAAALTLSVLIWGATFGRTHIDVHRIALRSDKLPAAFDGYRIALFTDLHTGTQPRNRRLIRRMVTLINREHPDMVVNAGDLVNIDSHELDDRVMSILSTLHGRDGVYSVLGNHDLGFYMRPKENFTPRQSVEELLAKQRAMGWKPLVNESAPIRRGADSILVTGVNFPETGTNHGRDTGMAGCDMQEVFRNVPPDTYNLLLAHTPEQWDEARSAGDPDLTLSGHVHAMQFKLTLGPWSWSPAKFLYERWSGLYSENGKHLYINDGMGYVMYPMRIGTNPSITVITLESEKRR